One segment of Triticum aestivum cultivar Chinese Spring chromosome 2A, IWGSC CS RefSeq v2.1, whole genome shotgun sequence DNA contains the following:
- the LOC123190832 gene encoding DNA-directed RNA polymerases IV and V subunit 2, whose translation MEDPQSDSGQSANGAEPELDSMQLDDNEESMSHTMDDSNGQSSMDVDREQLSMDADMNGKPSSDGDGKGKYSSESHAEVPIDMSLGSLEKFCKEASRSFFDEFGLISHQINSYNEFVSHGLQELFDSLGEVTVEPSYDLSKKGPGGWKHAVIRFGRVKLEKPVFWSGRDDVDEESLKLKPRHARLQNMTYSSKMEVEVHIQIYSMEKSDKSKTEKDPFGHKRVLMDETHVVNIGRLPVMVNSNLCWLRELRESDCLYDSGGYFLIRGMEKIFIAQEQRCLTRIWIADRPVWTVSYLSEIKRRRIYVKLIDSTKNNDFSGSKIISISFLYANMPIWLMFFALGVSSDKEAFDMIDMGDCDASVINAISATISESDELCEGFRKSDKARQCVDDLVKSSKFPPGESFDDYIAKYLFPGIKGNRNKALFLGYMVKCLLMAFTGKRRCDNKDDFRNKRLELPGQLLGRELRAHLRHAERLMVKAMQRDLNSDRDLEFPTRYLDASIITNGINRAFATGSWCHPYKRNERCSGIVATLRRTNPLQMMSDLRKSRQQVAYAGKAGDARYPNPSYWGKMCFMSTPDGENCGLVKNLAVTAIVSSRVAQPLIDRFVSCGMNKLDEIPAKQIPKMDKIFLNGDWVGSCADPASFVMRLRCMRRGGLIDPQVEIKRDKHQSPGEVRVFSDAGRLLRPLLVVENLNKITKRKGSPYSFQALMQQEIIEFIGVEEEEDIQCAWGIRHLFQSSGEEVSGYTHCELDLSFLLGLSCSLIPFANHNFARRVLYQAEKHSQQAIGYSTTNPLTRVDTLSHQLYYPQRPLFKTVSADCIGRSDYTFGRKDDFARPEYFNGQNAIVAVNIHQGFNQEDSLVMNRASLERGMFRTELMRSYKAEVETKGPSKRLKMKEKVNFGKMESKRGRVDNLDDDGLPFVGSSLQIGDIIIGKVSESGEDHSIKLKHTEKGMVQRVLLSANDEGKHFAVVSLRQVRSPCVGDKFSSMHGQKGVVGFLESQENFPFTCQGIVPDIVINPHAFPTRQTPGQLLEAALGKGIALGGKIRYATPFTTATVEVISEQLHKLGFSRGGAESVLNGQTGKRMQQLIFAGPNFYQRLIHMAEDKVKFRNTGPVHPLTRQPVADRKRFGGVKFGEMERDCLLAHGAAANLHERLFTLSDFSEMRICQTCERGANVIMRPVSGGRKIRGPYCGFCKSSENIVKIAVPYGAKLLYQELFSMGICLKFQTEVC comes from the exons ATGGAAGATCCACAAAGCGATAGTGGGCAATCAGCAAACGGCGCTGAGCCTGAGCTGGACTCTATGCAATTGGATGACAATGAAGAGAGCATGTCCCATACCATGGATGATTCAAATGGACAGTCTTCTATGGATGTTGACAGAGAACAGCTTTCTATGGATGCTGATATGAATGGGAAACCATCCTCGGATGGTGATGGTAAGGGAAAGTACTCTTCTGAGTCACATGCAGAAGTTCCAATTGACATGAGCCTGGGAAGCCTAGAGAAGTTTTGCAAGGAAGCATCAAGGTCATTTTTTGATGAGTTTGGTCTGATTAGCCATCAGATAAATTCTTACAATGAGTTTGTCTCACATGGGCTCCAAGAGCTTTTTGATTCACTTGGAGAAGTGACTGTCGAGCCAAGTTATGATTTGTCAAAGAAAGGGCCTGGTGGTTGGAAGCATGCTGTTATCAGGTTTGGTAGAGTGAAACTGGAAAAGCCTGTATTTTGGTCTGGCAGAGATGATGTTGATGAGGAGTCACTTAAGCTCAAGCCTAGACATGCTCGCCTCCAAAATATGACATATTCCTCCAAAATGGAAGTAGAAGTGCATATTCAG ATTTATTCTATGGAGAAAAGTGACAAGTCTAAAACAGAGAAAGATCCTTTTGGTCACAAGAGAGTTCTTATGGATGAAACTCATGTGGTGAATATTGGCCGCCTTCCAGTTATGGTTAATTCAAATTTATGCTGGTTGCGTGAACTCAGGGAAAGTGACTGCCTTTATGATTCTGGTGGATACTTTTTGATCAGGGGAATGGAGAAG ATATTTATTGCCCAAGAGCAAAGATGCTTGACTAGGATTTGGATTGCTGACCGGCCTGTCTGGACTGTTTCTTATTTGTCTGAAATCAAACGAAGACGCATATATGTGAAGCTGATTGATTCTACAAAGAATAATGATTTCAGTGGCAGCAAAATCATTTCCATTTCCTTCCTGTATGCCAATATGCCGATTTGGCTAATGTTTTTTGCGCTAGGCGTATCATCTGATAAGGAAGCATTTGATATGATAGATATGGGAGACTGTGATGCTTCTGTTATCAACGCGATATCTGCAACTATTAGTGAATCTGACGAACTGTGTGAAGGCTTTCGTAAGTCTGATAAAGCCCGCCAGTGTGTTGATGATTTGGTCAAGAGTTCAAAATTTCCTCCAGGAGAGTCATTTGATGATTATATCGCTAAATATCTCTTTCCTGGTATAAAGGGGAATAGGAATAAAGCTCTTTTCTTAGGTTACATGGTCAAATGCCTTCTAATGGCCTTTACTGGGAAGCGCAGATGTGATAATAAGGATGATTTCAGGAACAAGAGGCTGGAGTTACCTGGTCAACTGCTTGGAAGAGAACTTCGGGCGCATCTTAGGCATGCAGAGAGGCTAATGGTTAAGGCCATGCAGAGAGATTTGAATAGTGATCGTGATCTAGAATTTCCAACGCGCTATCTTGATGCTTCAATTATTACTAATGGTATAAATCGTGCCTTCGCTACCGGTTCTTGGTGCCATCCCTACAAAAGAAACGAAAGATGCTCAGGAATCGTTGCAACGCTCAGGAGAACAAATCCTCTTCAAATGATGTCAGACTTGAGGAAAAGTCGCCAGCAGGTTGCTTATGCTGGGAAAGCTGGTGATGCAAGATATCC CAATCCATCTTACTGGGGAAAGATGTGTTTTATGTCCACTCCTGATGGTGAAAACTGTGGACTTGTGAAAAATCTAGCTGTTACTGCTATTGTTAGCTCTAGAGTGGCACAGCCATTGATTGACAGATTTGTTTCTTGTGGAATGAATAAACTGGATGAAATTCCTGCTAAGCAGATTCCCAAAATGGACAAGATCTTCCTAAATGGTGATTGGGTAGGATCCTGTGCTGATCCAGCTTCATTTGTCATGCGTTTAAGGTGCATGAGACGTGGTGGTCTGATCGATCCACAG GTTGAAATCAAAAGGGACAAGCACCAATCTCCTGGAGAAGTACGGGTGTTTTCTGATGCAGGGCGATTACTCAGACCTCTTCTTGTGGTTGAGAACCTAAATAAAATTACAAAACGGAAGGGCTCTCCATACTCTTTTCAGGCACTAATGCAGCAAGAAATTATTGAATTCATTGGTGTTGAAGAGGAGGAAGATATACAATGTGCCTGGGGAATCAGGCACCTATTTCAGAGTAGTGGAGAGGAGGTTTCTGGTTATACTCATTGTGAGCTGGATCTTTCGTTTCTGTTGGGATTAAGCTGCAGTCTTATCCCTTTTGCAAATCACAATTTTGCTCGAAGGGTGCTGTACCAAGCAGAAAAACACTCACAGCAAGCTATTGGATACTCCACAACAAATCCACTTACCAGAGTTGATACTCTTTCTCATCAGCTTTACTACCCTCAGAGACCCCTTTTCAAAACAGTTTCAGCTGATTGCATCGGCCGATCAGATTATACTTTTGGAAGAAAAGATGACTTTGCTAGGCCTGAATATTTCAATGGACAAAATGCGATAGTGGCGGTCAATATTCATCAGGGATTTAACCAAGAGGACTCCCTGGTTATGAATAGAGCTTCTCTTGAACGTGGTATGTTTAGAACTGAGCTCATGCGGAGCTATAAGGCAGAAGTAGAGACCAAAGGGCCCAGCAAACGACTGAAAATGAAGGAGAAAGTAAACTTCGGCAAAATGGAAAGCAAGAGAGGACGAGTTGACAATCTTGATGATGATGGATTACCTTTTGTGGGTTCAAGTCTTCAGATTGGTGACATTATAATTGGGAAAGTGTCAGAGTCTGGTGAAGACCATAGTATTAAGCTGAAGCATACAGAGAAGGGAATGGTCCAGAGAGTGTTGCTCTCAGCCAATGATGAGGGGAAGCATTTTGCTGTTGTATCTTTAAGACAG GTTCGATCACCTTGTGTTGGAGATAAATTTTCTAGCATGCATGGACAGAAAGGTGTTGTTGGTTTTCTGGAATCTCAGGAGAACTTCCCTTTTACCTGCCAAGGAATAGTTCCGGACATCGTGATAAATCCACACGCCTTTCCTACCCGTCAAACTCCAGGCCAGCTGCTTGAAGCTGCTTTGGGAAAGGGAATCGCTCTTGGTGGTAAAATCAGATATGCAACACCATTCACCACAGCAACAGTTGAAGTGATCTCGGAACAGTTGCACAA GCTTGGGTTTTCAAGAGGCGGAGCTGAAAGCGTTCTCAACGGCCAAACCGGCAAAAGGATGCAGCAACTGATCTTCGCAGGCCCCAACTTCTACCAGAGGCTGATCCACATGGCCGAGGACAAGGTGAAGTTCCGGAACACGGGGCCAGTGCACCCGCTCACGAGGCAGCCCGTCGCTGACAGGAAGAGGTTCGGCGGGGTCAAGTTCGGGGAGATGGAGCGCGACTGCCTGCTGGCCCACGGCGCGGCTGCCAACCTCCATGAGCGGCTCTTCACGCTGAGTGACTTCTCGGAGATGCGCATCTGCCAGACGTGCGAGCGGGGGGCGAACGTCATCATGCGGCCTGTTTCGGGCGGGCGGAAGATCCGGGGCCCGTACTGCGGGTTCTGCAAGTCCTCGGAGAACATTGTCAAGATCGCCGTCCCTTACGGCGCCAAGCTGCTCTACCAGGAGCTCTTCAGCATGGGCATCTGCCTCAAGTTCCAGACGGAGGTCTGCTAG
- the LOC123190833 gene encoding uncharacterized protein produces the protein MELVELRTTSLAEAMFDKLELPRPVYHVHMLEQGGYRAQIEFHHTRERYNASARRTKLLSHTCVSREAAMDQAADQAITYMENNENKVLADYNYYRLQQEKQSCARLSDTLSERTKEVNQRNQTIIQMTKEASNYLEEVHAASDKIHGLAATALDPAASLSLSTLKQTILAIQDSLVALQSTTAAARASLEEKGMYSEDDVAQPTYDGLSDEETDEDCHQDMDDDYAHYIKNIPLQSQIKNLTMEDMDIGIVCDDGSPGSTTSRTATPAPNENDYLIVIPYAHIFALMLKALKLPPATYYHKICPGGKNRVTVTFISSLELLDDALVPSSLSGAILDSYEDAEDSAATEAIRYMENAYGKETRDYHYTHVKKLENQVTHLVKWLVASNKTIKKLRKTCYYAVRYMSSYSAQIENTTTARHLKGRDSTKGVMKTALASIEGLTQRLRYIAMKFEQRLAATRNSFW, from the exons ATGGAATTGGTCGAGCTACGCACGACATCTTTGGCTGAGGCAATGTTTGACAAGCTTGAGCTCCCAAGACCAGTTTACCATGTGCATATGCTTGAGCAAGGCGGATATAGGGCACAGATTGAGTTTCACCATACCAGAGAGCGTTATAATGCTTCCGCACGCCGGACTAAATTGTTGAGCCATACATGTGTTAGCAGAGAGGCAGCAATGGATCAGGCAGCCGATCAAGCAATTACATACATGGAAAATAATGAAAACAAGGTTCTTGCTGATTATAACTACTATCGGCTGCAACAAGAAAAACAATCTTGTGCAAGGCTTTCAGATACCTTGTCAGAGAGAACGAAAGAAGTCAACCAGCGCAACCAGACCATCATACAGATGACTAAAGAGGCGTCCAATTATCTGGAAGAAGTGCATGCTGCATCAGACAAGATCCATGGTCTTGCTGCCACTGCCTTAGACCCTGCTGCCAGCCTGTCTCTTTCCACTCTAAAACAAACTATTTTGGCGATTCAAGATTCACTTGTTGCTCTTCAAAGCACTACCGCCGCTGCACGTGCCTCCCTAGAGGAAAAGGGCATGTACTCAGAGGATGATGTGGCTCAACCAACCTACGATGGGCTTTCTGATGAAGAGACCGATGAAGATTGCCATCAAGACATGGATGATGACTACGCTCACTAT ATCAAAAACATACCTCTTCAATCTCAGATCAAAAATCTCACAATGGAAGACATGGACATTGGCATCGTCTGTGACGACGGTTCCCCGGGATCAACAACATCAAGGACAGCAACGCCTGCGCCCAAT GAGAATGACTATCTGATAGTAATTCCTTATGCCCACATATTCGCCCTGATGCTGAAAGCTCTGAAGTTACCCCCTGCAACTTACTATCACAAGATATGCCCAGGCGGAAAGAATCGTGTGACGGTTACTTTCATTTCTTCTTTGGAATTGCTCGATGATGCACTTGTTCCAAGTTCTCTGTCAGGTGCAATCTTAGATAGCTATGAAGATGCTGAAGACAGTGCTGCTACTGAAGCTATTAGATACAtggaaaatgcatatggcaaagaaACGAGGGACTACCACTACACTCATGTCAAGAAGCTTGAAAATCAAGTGACACACCTGGTCAAATGGTTGGTTGCATCAAATAAAACAATCAAGAAGCTGCGCAAAACATGCTACTACGCTGTCAGGTATATGAGCTCATATTCTGCCCAAATAGAAAACACAACGACTGCTCGGCATTTGAAAGGGCGGGATAGCACCAAGGGAGTTATGAAAACAGCGCTGGCAAGCATTGAAGGACTGACGCAGAGGCTACGCTACATTGCTATGAAGTTTGAGCAGCGCCTCGCAGCAACCAGAAATAGTTTCTGGTGA